One Peterkaempfera bronchialis DNA window includes the following coding sequences:
- a CDS encoding MarR family winged helix-turn-helix transcriptional regulator yields MGDSRIRAFGVLLGTAARLERLLGGAMERESGISHPMFEVLLHLAAAPEGVPMGDLSRDLVLTSGGATRLVDRMVAAGLVERCRSQSDKRVQLVTLTGEGERTLVAAARRHVRELDRHVSGTLSPAQAASMLDGLDRLGRHAREALPPLG; encoded by the coding sequence GTGGGCGACTCGCGGATCCGGGCGTTCGGAGTCCTGCTGGGCACCGCCGCGCGCCTGGAGCGGCTGCTGGGGGGCGCCATGGAGCGGGAGAGCGGCATCAGCCACCCCATGTTCGAGGTGCTGCTGCATCTGGCCGCCGCCCCGGAGGGGGTGCCCATGGGCGACCTCTCCAGAGACCTCGTCCTGACCAGCGGCGGTGCGACCCGGCTGGTGGACCGCATGGTCGCCGCCGGACTGGTGGAGCGATGCCGCTCGCAGAGCGACAAGCGGGTGCAGCTGGTCACCCTCACCGGGGAGGGGGAGCGCACGCTGGTCGCGGCGGCCCGCCGCCATGTCCGGGAGCTCGACCGCCATGTGTCCGGCACGCTGAGCCCCGCGCAGGCCGCCTCGATGCTGGACGGGCTGGACCGCCTCGGCCGGCACGCCCGGGAGGCACTGCCCCCGCTCGGCTGA
- a CDS encoding MoaF-related domain-containing protein, with translation MSDRAPLPAFAGRTYLFRVDNGAEFRNAYSADGSRLRWEGLGESAGQGDDVALHVAEVAPEVYFVNWTERSGLTVSHVMDLANLTVRVFWTYEGEGGRVGELHTGRLHPID, from the coding sequence ATGAGCGACAGAGCACCGCTGCCGGCCTTCGCCGGCCGGACGTACCTCTTCCGCGTCGACAACGGCGCGGAGTTCCGCAACGCCTACTCCGCCGACGGCAGCCGGCTCCGCTGGGAGGGACTGGGCGAGTCGGCGGGCCAGGGGGACGATGTGGCGCTCCATGTGGCCGAGGTCGCACCGGAGGTCTACTTCGTCAACTGGACCGAGCGCAGCGGGCTCACCGTCAGCCATGTGATGGACCTCGCCAACCTCACCGTCCGGGTCTTCTGGACGTACGAGGGCGAGGGCGGCCGGGTGGGCGAGCTGCACACGGGACGGCTGCACCCGATCGACTGA
- a CDS encoding methyltransferase domain-containing protein, which produces MTSKAVYTHGFHASVLRSHTWRTAENSAGYLLPHLTAGAAVLDIGCGPGTITADLAERVGSGRVTAADASEEVLAQARRTVADRGLANVDFAVADVHALDFPDGSFDVVHAHQVLQHVTDPVRALREMRRVCRPGGLVAARDSDYAAMTWYPQVPALDTWLDVTRAVSASNGGQPDAGRRLFSWALRAGFTEITPSASTWCFATPEDRAWWSGLWAERMTASAIARQAVADGRATEDDLRRIADGWQEWGAAEDGWFAVLNGEILCRA; this is translated from the coding sequence ATGACGTCGAAGGCTGTCTACACCCATGGATTCCACGCCAGCGTGCTGCGCTCGCACACCTGGCGCACCGCCGAGAACTCGGCCGGCTACCTGCTGCCGCACCTCACCGCCGGCGCGGCCGTGCTGGACATCGGCTGCGGCCCCGGCACCATCACGGCGGACCTGGCCGAGCGGGTCGGCAGCGGGCGGGTGACCGCCGCCGACGCCTCCGAGGAGGTCCTGGCCCAGGCCCGGCGCACCGTCGCCGACCGGGGGCTCGCCAATGTCGACTTCGCGGTGGCCGACGTCCATGCACTGGACTTCCCGGACGGCTCCTTTGACGTCGTCCACGCCCATCAGGTACTCCAGCACGTCACCGACCCGGTACGGGCGCTGCGCGAGATGCGCCGCGTCTGCCGACCCGGCGGGCTCGTCGCCGCCCGGGACTCCGACTATGCGGCGATGACCTGGTATCCGCAGGTCCCGGCGCTCGACACCTGGCTGGACGTCACCCGCGCCGTCTCCGCCTCCAACGGCGGGCAGCCCGACGCGGGACGCAGGCTCTTCTCCTGGGCGCTGCGGGCCGGTTTCACCGAGATCACCCCGTCCGCCTCCACCTGGTGCTTCGCCACGCCCGAGGACCGGGCCTGGTGGAGCGGGCTCTGGGCGGAGCGGATGACCGCCTCCGCGATTGCCCGGCAGGCGGTCGCCGACGGCCGCGCCACCGAGGACGACCTGCGCCGCATCGCCGACGGCTGGCAGGAGTGGGGCGCCGCCGAGGACGGCTGGTTCGCCGTGCTCAACGGCGAGATCCTCTGCCGCGCCTGA
- a CDS encoding aggregation-promoting factor C-terminal-like domain-containing protein has translation MRLPSITGRLRRSTAIALTAAGLASAAAMAVPTSASAAAPTAHEAHVAHLAHLHHLHVLHVAHLNTKARAAADAVSKAEQARLHRLHIAHLNTQARIAANEAASRNAHRAPVTPVTDTSPSAVKELARSMVPASQWASFNAIITHESDWNVRATNPSSGAYGLPQALPGSKMASVASDWRTNPVTQIKWGLNYMNERYGSPNAAWAFWQTHHWY, from the coding sequence ATGCGTCTTCCCTCCATAACCGGCCGACTGCGCCGGAGTACCGCCATCGCCCTCACCGCCGCCGGCCTCGCCTCCGCCGCCGCGATGGCGGTCCCCACCAGCGCTTCGGCGGCCGCCCCGACCGCGCACGAGGCCCATGTGGCGCACCTGGCGCATCTGCACCACCTGCATGTGCTGCACGTGGCGCACCTCAACACCAAGGCCCGTGCCGCCGCCGACGCGGTGTCCAAGGCCGAGCAGGCCCGCCTGCACCGGCTGCACATCGCGCACCTGAACACCCAGGCGCGCATCGCCGCCAACGAGGCGGCCTCCCGCAACGCCCACCGGGCCCCGGTGACCCCCGTCACCGACACCAGCCCGAGTGCGGTGAAGGAGCTGGCCCGCTCCATGGTTCCGGCCAGCCAGTGGGCGTCCTTCAACGCCATCATCACGCATGAGAGCGACTGGAACGTCCGGGCCACCAACCCGTCCTCCGGCGCATACGGCCTGCCCCAGGCCCTGCCCGGTTCCAAGATGGCGTCCGTCGCCTCCGACTGGCGGACCAACCCGGTCACCCAGATCAAGTGGGGCCTCAACTACATGAACGAGCGCTACGGCAGCCCGAACGCCGCCTGGGCCTTCTGGCAGACCCACCACTGGTACTGA
- a CDS encoding DoxX family protein yields MTCADSRDTGLLVLRVTLGGVLVAHGVQKLFGWLGGGGLDGTAGAMDQMGFRPGRQSALAAGLGEAGSGALLVLGAATPAAGAAGLGTMTAAAAVHAPNGFFAAGGGLEYPVLLGAASGALALTGAGRYSLDHLLGHRLDRPGTGIAAVAVAAAVSGVVLARRRRALHAEAAEIEARAADVDVLP; encoded by the coding sequence ATGACCTGTGCGGACTCACGAGACACCGGCCTGCTGGTGCTGCGCGTGACCCTCGGCGGTGTGCTGGTGGCGCACGGCGTACAGAAGCTCTTCGGCTGGCTGGGCGGTGGAGGCCTGGACGGCACGGCGGGTGCCATGGACCAGATGGGATTCCGCCCCGGTCGGCAGAGCGCGCTCGCCGCGGGCCTGGGCGAGGCCGGCAGCGGTGCGCTGCTGGTGCTGGGGGCGGCGACCCCGGCCGCGGGTGCGGCGGGCCTGGGCACCATGACGGCCGCCGCCGCGGTGCACGCCCCCAACGGCTTCTTCGCGGCGGGCGGCGGCCTGGAGTACCCGGTCCTGCTGGGCGCCGCCTCCGGTGCGCTGGCCCTCACCGGCGCGGGCCGCTACTCGCTGGACCACCTGCTGGGCCACCGCCTCGACCGGCCCGGCACGGGCATCGCCGCCGTCGCGGTCGCGGCGGCCGTCTCCGGCGTGGTGCTGGCCCGCCGCCGCCGGGCACTGCACGCCGAGGCCGCCGAGATCGAGGCCCGCGCCGCCGACGTCGACGTCCTCCCCTG
- a CDS encoding quinone oxidoreductase family protein, translating to MRAIRITEFGGPEVLKPVELPDPVARPGQLLVEVAAAGVNYADTHTVEDSYLSRSALPMVPGAEVVGRTPEGRRVVALTENGGYAEKAVVRESLAHDVPDGVTDGQALALVVQGLTAWHLLRTCARIAEGESVVVHAAAGGTGSLAVQLAARFGAGRVIATASSEAKRRLALELGADAAVDGAPEGLAERLVEANGGHRVDVVLEMTGGPVFDASLAALAPFGRLVTYGMASRVPPTPVRAAQLMAHSRSVVGFWLMHAVGRPGMVAEPMAELMAMTADGRLRPQVGEAYGLSEAARAHRDLRARRTVGKLLLDPTR from the coding sequence GTGCGCGCGATACGGATCACCGAGTTCGGCGGGCCCGAGGTGCTGAAGCCGGTCGAGCTGCCCGACCCGGTGGCCCGGCCCGGGCAGTTGCTGGTGGAGGTGGCGGCGGCGGGGGTCAACTACGCCGACACGCACACCGTCGAGGACTCTTATCTGTCCCGGTCCGCCCTGCCGATGGTGCCGGGCGCCGAGGTGGTCGGCCGGACCCCGGAGGGCCGCCGGGTGGTGGCGCTCACCGAGAACGGCGGCTACGCGGAGAAGGCCGTGGTCCGGGAGTCCCTGGCCCATGACGTACCCGACGGGGTGACCGACGGTCAGGCGCTGGCCCTGGTGGTGCAGGGCCTCACCGCCTGGCACCTGCTGCGCACCTGCGCCCGGATCGCCGAGGGCGAGTCGGTGGTGGTGCACGCGGCGGCGGGCGGCACCGGCTCGCTCGCCGTCCAGTTGGCGGCCCGCTTCGGCGCCGGGCGGGTGATCGCCACCGCCTCCTCCGAGGCCAAGCGGAGGCTGGCCCTGGAGCTGGGCGCCGACGCCGCCGTGGACGGTGCCCCCGAGGGGCTTGCGGAGCGCCTGGTGGAAGCCAACGGCGGCCACCGCGTGGACGTGGTGCTGGAGATGACCGGCGGACCGGTCTTCGACGCCTCGCTGGCCGCGCTGGCACCGTTCGGCCGCCTGGTGACCTATGGCATGGCCTCCCGGGTGCCCCCGACCCCGGTGCGGGCGGCGCAGCTGATGGCGCACTCCCGGTCGGTGGTGGGCTTCTGGCTGATGCACGCCGTCGGCAGGCCCGGGATGGTCGCCGAGCCGATGGCCGAGCTGATGGCCATGACGGCGGACGGTCGGCTGAGGCCGCAGGTCGGCGAGGCGTACGGGCTGAGCGAGGCGGCCCGCGCCCATCGGGACCTGCGGGCCCGCCGCACCGTCGGCAAGCTGCTGCTGGACCCGACCCGCTGA
- a CDS encoding alpha/beta hydrolase — protein MGLTSRTLLIIAILAALGCVVGTVWMWPRLARRHWAAVLGRLGTLMATQLAFLAALGLAANGYFGFYASWRDLLGTGADQPVAVQNHFGTGTPAEHTADPAPGVEPLGKVPLTGPDGGAPREAGMIEKVRIAGGRSGLSSEGYVYLPPQYFRPGGQHRRLPVAVVLTGYPGDARNLITRLDYPGVALDRIRAGRMQPTVLVLLRPTVAPPRDTECVDVPHGPQAETYFVRDVPQAVAAAYRVATGPRSWGVIGDSTGGYCALKFALRHPDVYGAAVSLSGYYHAAHDATTGDLFGGSVRLRRENDLMWRLRHLPVPEVSLLVATSREGEGDYHATQRFIAAATPPLRVSSIILGSGGHNFRTWRQELPVALPWLAEHLRAG, from the coding sequence ATGGGTCTGACAAGTCGAACGCTGCTGATCATTGCGATCCTCGCCGCCCTGGGCTGCGTGGTGGGCACGGTATGGATGTGGCCGAGGCTGGCCCGGCGGCACTGGGCCGCCGTACTGGGACGGCTGGGCACCCTCATGGCCACCCAGCTGGCATTCCTGGCGGCCCTGGGGCTGGCCGCCAACGGCTACTTCGGTTTCTACGCCTCCTGGCGCGACCTGCTGGGCACCGGCGCCGACCAGCCGGTCGCCGTGCAGAACCACTTCGGGACGGGCACCCCCGCCGAGCACACCGCCGACCCGGCCCCCGGAGTCGAACCGCTCGGCAAGGTCCCGCTGACCGGCCCGGACGGCGGGGCGCCCCGGGAGGCCGGGATGATAGAGAAGGTCAGGATCGCCGGCGGGCGCTCCGGCCTCTCCAGCGAGGGCTATGTCTATCTGCCCCCGCAGTACTTCCGGCCCGGCGGGCAGCACCGGCGGCTGCCGGTGGCGGTGGTGCTCACCGGCTACCCGGGCGACGCCCGCAACCTGATCACCCGGCTCGACTACCCCGGTGTGGCCCTCGACCGGATCAGGGCCGGCCGGATGCAGCCGACGGTGCTGGTCCTGCTGCGGCCGACGGTCGCCCCGCCGCGCGACACCGAGTGCGTGGACGTCCCGCACGGCCCGCAGGCCGAGACCTACTTCGTCCGGGACGTCCCGCAGGCCGTCGCCGCCGCCTACCGGGTGGCCACCGGACCGCGCAGCTGGGGTGTGATCGGCGACTCCACCGGCGGGTACTGCGCGCTCAAGTTCGCCCTCCGCCATCCCGACGTCTACGGGGCGGCCGTCTCGCTCTCCGGCTACTACCACGCGGCCCACGACGCCACCACCGGCGACCTCTTCGGCGGCAGCGTCCGGCTCCGCAGGGAGAACGACCTGATGTGGCGGCTGAGGCACCTGCCGGTACCGGAGGTGTCGCTGCTGGTCGCCACCAGCCGGGAGGGCGAGGGCGACTACCACGCCACCCAGCGCTTCATCGCGGCGGCCACCCCGCCGCTGCGGGTCTCCTCCATCATCCTGGGGAGCGGCGGCCACAACTTCCGCACCTGGCGCCAGGAGCTCCCGGTGGCGCTGCCCTGGCTGGCCGAGCACCTGCGCGCGGGCTGA